Proteins encoded in a region of the Bartonella taylorii genome:
- a CDS encoding restriction endonuclease produces the protein MFENLVKAYLMHDPLHYGRYEKVESYFEWAKEREGWNKNDIGIDLVAKLRHQEGYVAIQCKFYKADHQISKKDIDSFIAASGKDIFKYRLLVDTTEVELSDNVNAMIKGQAIPVYRIDLRHMENSRIDWQIFATKKEVVLKSTKEPRPHQKEALEKSL, from the coding sequence TTGTTTGAAAACCTTGTGAAGGCTTATCTTATGCATGACCCTCTCCATTATGGACGATATGAAAAAGTTGAAAGCTATTTTGAATGGGCTAAAGAGCGTGAAGGTTGGAATAAAAATGATATCGGCATTGATCTGGTGGCAAAGCTTCGTCATCAAGAGGGGTATGTGGCTATTCAATGTAAGTTTTATAAAGCAGACCATCAGATCAGTAAAAAAGATATTGATAGCTTTATCGCTGCCTCTGGAAAAGACATCTTTAAATATCGCCTTCTTGTCGATACCACGGAAGTGGAATTAAGTGACAATGTGAATGCTATGATCAAAGGACAAGCGATACCCGTTTATCGCATTGACCTTCGTCATATGGAAAACAGTCGTATAGATTGGCAAATATTTGCAACGAAAAAAGAAGTTGTTCTGAAATCGACAAAAGAGCCTCGTCCTCATCAGAAAGAAGCTCTTGAGAAAAGTCTGTGA
- a CDS encoding type ISP restriction/modification enzyme, with protein sequence MRKVCEGLKEADRGKLIMACGTGKTFTSLKIAETIAGKGKRVLFLVPSLALVSQTIREWTADAQVPLRSFAVCSDTKVGKRRKNQDDIVGMETSDLVLPATTDAKALAKEACENLAEAMTVVFSTYHSIQVISDAQKDHGLPEFDLIICDEAHRTTGASLGTDDNESEFIKVHDNSIIRGKKRLYMTATPKIFSDTAKRRADEINAVLASMDDETLYGKQLHHYTFAEAVDNELLTPYKIVVLGIDETYITPAIQEIIANENREIDLDDAAKIIGCYRALTKIDKEAAVDDDTEPMRSALAFCKDINTSQYITKLFNRIIKSHINDFLQTVPFLNCEVRHIDGTQSVKKRNEELDWLKQDAGNNVCRILSNVRCLSEGIDVPALDAIMFLHPRNSQVDVIQAVGRVMRRAPNKKTGYIILPIIIPSHLEAKKALRNNKRYRVVWQVLHALHSHDENFSKTLNQMVLGQDVSSIIDIVTVSKKTELENVTTVIDEIPLHEKSEQSGLQIGTQAHEPQHSHSVTGRLPFFVEFPNALKTLIVKKSTMSDYWGIWANNVAEIAQNHITRLQTMLSDQTSEAYHAFDAFYKELKNNLNSEIKQEEAIEMLAQHLVTRPVFEALFEGNEFVQNNAISQAMEKILRELDKTNIEEESKELQEFYDSVKFRASGITEPQARQNLIIKLYEDFFAKAFKKTTDRLGIVYTPIEVVDFIIHSVDDVLRNEFGKSLGSRGVSILDPFTGTGTFITRLLQSKLIKPEDMEYKFRHDIHANEIVLLAYYIAAINIESTYHSLVKGKYIPFKHIGLTDTFQMLERKDLLQELFKENSEYLEHQKNLNIKIIFGNPPYSTGQKSENDNAKNTPYPILNDRIRETYAARSNASLLRNLYDSYIRAIRWASDRIKDCGVIGFVTNASFVDANAMAGLRKCLVEEFNSLYIFHLRGDARTSGEQRKKESGGIFGEGSRAPIAISILVKNPESQQRGKIYFHAVEDYCTREKKLKTIKDFGSINGITRENSWQIITPDRHGDWLGQRANNFETFLTLGDKKGHNKKLFETFSCGIVTSRDAWTYNSSRVSLTKNMHNMITFYNSEVERFNDAYGHVDRRIRKNAINNFVNSDGSKISWSHNVKQELVKGKVFELEDTCLTQSLYRPFTQQWLYYNRTFNERVYQMPRIFPIGEAVENRVIQVTGIGATKDFSVIMIKTVPDFHAMDTSQCFPRYIYEDTPVSKNKSEKQSHLFLISTEENTTSGLQRRDAITNEGLAHFKTAYPNEIITKDDLFYYVYGLLHSEDYRARYADNLSKELPHIPCVKSAEDFWIFVTAGRKLGHLHVNYEDVEPYPVTFKKGNPKQTDISNPEEFYYVTEMQFFSKNKIKDKSIVFYNSNITITNIPLEAYEYIINGKPALEWVMERQCVKTDKKSGIVNDANHYAVETIGNPAYPLELFQRVITISLETMKIVKNLPKLEIRETE encoded by the coding sequence TTGAGAAAAGTCTGTGAAGGTTTAAAAGAAGCAGACCGTGGCAAGCTTATTATGGCATGTGGTACGGGCAAGACTTTCACCAGTCTTAAGATAGCAGAAACCATAGCTGGAAAAGGCAAGCGTGTTTTGTTTCTGGTGCCTTCTCTTGCTTTAGTCTCGCAAACGATACGAGAATGGACAGCAGATGCACAAGTCCCCTTGCGTTCTTTTGCTGTGTGTTCGGATACAAAAGTAGGCAAGCGTCGTAAAAACCAAGATGATATTGTTGGTATGGAAACATCAGATCTTGTGCTCCCTGCTACAACAGATGCGAAAGCACTTGCCAAAGAAGCTTGTGAAAACCTCGCAGAGGCAATGACGGTGGTCTTTTCAACCTATCATTCCATTCAAGTGATTTCGGATGCACAAAAAGACCATGGTTTACCTGAATTTGATCTGATCATCTGTGATGAAGCGCATAGAACCACTGGTGCTTCATTGGGAACTGACGACAATGAATCTGAATTTATCAAGGTTCACGATAACAGCATTATTCGAGGCAAAAAACGTCTGTATATGACAGCAACGCCAAAGATTTTTAGTGACACTGCTAAAAGGCGTGCGGATGAGATCAATGCCGTTCTAGCTTCTATGGATGATGAAACGCTTTATGGCAAACAACTCCATCATTATACCTTCGCAGAAGCTGTCGATAATGAACTTTTAACCCCTTACAAGATTGTGGTTTTGGGGATTGATGAAACCTATATCACACCAGCCATACAGGAGATTATTGCCAATGAAAACCGTGAAATTGATTTAGATGATGCGGCAAAAATTATTGGCTGTTATAGAGCCCTGACCAAAATAGATAAAGAAGCTGCTGTCGATGATGATACAGAGCCTATGCGTAGTGCTTTAGCTTTTTGCAAAGACATCAACACCTCTCAATATATCACAAAGCTCTTCAATAGAATTATCAAATCTCATATCAATGATTTTCTTCAAACAGTTCCCTTTCTGAACTGTGAAGTAAGACATATTGACGGAACACAAAGTGTCAAAAAACGCAATGAAGAACTGGATTGGTTGAAACAAGATGCTGGGAACAATGTTTGTCGGATCTTAAGCAATGTTCGATGTCTTTCAGAAGGGATTGATGTTCCTGCTCTTGATGCAATCATGTTTTTACACCCGCGCAATAGCCAAGTGGATGTAATCCAGGCGGTGGGGCGTGTGATGCGTCGTGCTCCAAATAAGAAAACGGGCTATATTATTTTACCCATTATCATTCCTTCACACTTAGAAGCCAAAAAAGCTTTACGAAACAATAAGAGATACCGTGTTGTTTGGCAAGTTTTGCATGCTTTACATTCTCATGATGAGAATTTTAGCAAAACCCTTAACCAGATGGTCTTAGGACAAGACGTGAGCTCTATCATCGACATTGTTACAGTTTCTAAAAAGACCGAATTAGAAAATGTCACCACGGTTATTGACGAAATCCCGCTACACGAAAAATCGGAACAATCCGGACTTCAAATTGGGACACAAGCTCATGAACCGCAACATAGTCATAGCGTAACAGGAAGATTACCCTTTTTTGTTGAGTTTCCCAATGCTCTCAAAACACTGATTGTTAAAAAATCTACCATGAGTGATTATTGGGGCATTTGGGCGAACAATGTTGCTGAGATTGCACAAAACCATATCACACGCCTTCAAACTATGCTTTCTGATCAGACAAGCGAAGCTTATCATGCCTTTGATGCGTTTTATAAGGAATTAAAAAACAACTTAAACAGTGAGATAAAGCAAGAAGAAGCGATTGAGATGTTAGCGCAACATCTTGTGACGCGTCCTGTGTTTGAAGCTTTGTTTGAAGGCAATGAATTTGTACAAAACAATGCTATCTCTCAAGCGATGGAAAAGATCTTAAGAGAACTAGATAAAACAAATATTGAGGAAGAATCCAAAGAATTACAAGAGTTTTATGACAGCGTAAAGTTCCGTGCCTCTGGCATTACCGAACCGCAGGCAAGACAGAATCTTATTATCAAGCTTTACGAAGATTTTTTTGCCAAGGCATTTAAGAAAACAACGGATAGGCTTGGGATTGTTTATACGCCCATAGAGGTTGTCGATTTTATCATTCATTCTGTTGATGATGTGTTGCGCAATGAATTTGGAAAAAGCTTGGGGTCACGTGGTGTCTCTATTCTTGATCCTTTTACTGGAACGGGTACCTTTATCACAAGGCTTTTACAATCAAAGCTCATAAAACCAGAGGATATGGAATATAAGTTCCGTCATGATATCCATGCCAATGAGATTGTCTTACTTGCCTATTACATAGCAGCGATCAACATTGAATCGACTTATCATAGTTTGGTGAAAGGAAAGTATATTCCTTTCAAGCATATTGGTTTAACCGATACATTCCAAATGCTTGAAAGGAAAGATTTGTTGCAAGAGTTATTTAAAGAAAACAGTGAATATTTAGAACATCAGAAAAATCTAAATATCAAAATTATCTTTGGCAATCCTCCTTATTCAACTGGGCAAAAAAGTGAAAATGATAATGCAAAGAACACTCCCTATCCCATATTGAATGACCGTATTCGTGAAACTTATGCTGCTCGGTCAAATGCAAGTCTTCTACGAAATCTGTATGATAGTTATATTCGTGCTATTCGTTGGGCAAGCGACCGTATAAAAGATTGTGGTGTTATTGGTTTTGTCACAAATGCAAGCTTTGTAGATGCAAATGCTATGGCTGGCTTACGAAAATGCCTCGTTGAAGAATTTAATAGCCTTTATATTTTCCATTTGCGGGGGGATGCTCGGACTTCTGGAGAACAACGTAAGAAAGAAAGTGGTGGAATTTTTGGTGAGGGATCTCGAGCGCCTATAGCTATCTCTATTCTTGTAAAAAATCCAGAATCTCAACAGCGTGGGAAAATATATTTCCATGCTGTGGAAGATTACTGCACAAGAGAAAAAAAGCTTAAGACAATTAAGGATTTTGGTAGTATTAACGGTATTACACGTGAAAACAGTTGGCAAATAATTACACCAGACAGACATGGTGATTGGCTTGGTCAACGTGCTAACAATTTTGAAACATTCCTAACCTTAGGTGATAAAAAGGGGCATAATAAAAAGCTCTTTGAAACGTTTTCTTGTGGTATAGTAACAAGTCGTGATGCTTGGACCTATAATTCAAGCCGCGTATCTCTCACAAAAAACATGCACAATATGATTACTTTCTATAATAGTGAAGTAGAACGTTTTAATGATGCTTATGGACATGTTGATCGCAGGATACGTAAAAATGCTATAAACAATTTTGTAAATTCTGATGGAAGTAAAATCAGTTGGAGTCATAATGTTAAGCAAGAACTAGTAAAAGGAAAAGTTTTTGAACTTGAAGATACATGCCTTACACAAAGTCTGTATCGTCCTTTTACACAACAATGGCTTTATTATAATCGTACTTTCAATGAGAGAGTTTATCAAATGCCGCGCATATTTCCGATAGGAGAAGCGGTTGAAAATAGAGTGATACAAGTTACCGGCATAGGAGCAACGAAAGATTTTTCTGTCATCATGATTAAGACAGTACCTGATTTTCATGCAATGGATACTAGTCAATGTTTTCCAAGGTATATTTATGAAGACACTCCGGTTTCAAAAAATAAAAGTGAGAAACAATCTCATTTATTTTTAATTTCTACAGAAGAAAACACAACATCTGGTTTACAGAGGCGTGATGCCATTACGAATGAAGGGCTAGCACATTTTAAAACGGCTTATCCTAATGAGATTATCACTAAAGATGATTTATTCTATTACGTTTATGGTCTTTTACATTCAGAAGATTATCGCGCTCGTTATGCTGATAACCTCTCTAAAGAATTGCCTCATATCCCTTGTGTAAAAAGCGCTGAAGATTTTTGGATATTTGTTACAGCAGGGCGTAAATTGGGTCATTTGCATGTAAACTATGAAGATGTAGAGCCTTATCCAGTCACTTTTAAAAAAGGCAATCCAAAACAGACTGATATTTCTAATCCTGAGGAATTTTATTACGTGACTGAAATGCAATTCTTTAGCAAAAATAAGATAAAAGATAAATCTATTGTTTTTTATAATAGCAATATCACAATAACAAACATTCCTCTTGAAGCTTATGAGTATATCATTAATGGCAAGCCTGCTCTTGAATGGGTTATGGAACGTCAATGTGTAAAGACAGATAAAAAGAGCGGCATTGTGAATGATGCCAATCACTATGCTGTTGAAACCATTGGCAACCCTGCTTATCCATTAGAGTTATTTCAAAGAGTTATTACCATAAGTTTAGAAACAATGAAGATTGTTAAGAATTTACCAAAATTAGAAATTAGAGAAACTGAATAA
- a CDS encoding TldD/PmbA family protein — protein MTDKNQIDKATSLVEAAKRSGADAADAVVVRAHSTSVSVRFGKVEATEASESNDFTLRVFVGKKVASVSANLTACPYELAERVVAMAKASPDNLFEGLADKKYLVKHPKDLDLFDDFVPHSHFLTEDALKMEAAALDIKGVSNSGGAATSYGHSGFVLVTSDGFCGAYHSSGFSRSCSALAGKGTEMERDYDYTTALHFSDLEAAETVGRNAGVGAVRRLGAVRAATGVVDVIFNPRTARGIAGHIASMVNGASVARKTSLLQNLLGKAVMKPDVNVTDQPLRLRGNASRPFDGEGVEGKTLNIIENGILKNWLLSSSSARELGFETNGHGVRSASLVQPASTNFAIEPGLVSPHDMIKDLQSGFYVTELFGHGIDFVTGQYSRGASGFWIKNGEISYPVSEVTLGSDLLHMLAHLIPANDIDRRYSTAAPTLLIEGMTLAGK, from the coding sequence ATGACTGACAAAAACCAGATTGATAAAGCCACTTCGTTAGTTGAAGCGGCAAAGCGTTCTGGGGCAGATGCTGCCGATGCTGTTGTTGTTCGTGCACATTCTACCAGTGTATCGGTTCGTTTTGGAAAAGTCGAAGCAACAGAAGCTTCAGAGAGCAATGATTTTACATTAAGAGTTTTTGTTGGAAAAAAAGTAGCAAGTGTTTCTGCTAATTTAACAGCTTGTCCGTACGAACTAGCAGAACGTGTTGTTGCTATGGCGAAAGCTTCTCCTGATAATTTATTCGAAGGTTTGGCAGATAAAAAGTATCTGGTTAAACATCCTAAAGATCTTGACCTTTTTGATGATTTTGTTCCACATAGTCATTTTCTAACAGAAGATGCTTTGAAAATGGAAGCGGCAGCTCTTGATATTAAAGGAGTGAGCAATTCTGGTGGAGCCGCTACATCTTATGGCCATAGCGGATTTGTTCTGGTGACCAGTGATGGTTTTTGTGGAGCTTATCATTCCAGTGGTTTTTCACGTTCTTGCAGTGCACTTGCTGGTAAAGGGACAGAAATGGAACGTGATTATGATTATACAACTGCCTTACATTTTTCTGATTTGGAAGCAGCAGAAACTGTAGGAAGAAATGCAGGGGTTGGAGCAGTTCGACGTTTGGGAGCAGTTCGGGCTGCTACGGGGGTTGTAGATGTTATTTTTAATCCGCGTACAGCTCGTGGAATTGCTGGACATATCGCATCTATGGTGAATGGAGCATCTGTGGCTCGCAAAACAAGTCTTTTACAAAATCTCTTGGGAAAAGCAGTGATGAAACCAGATGTTAATGTGACAGACCAGCCTTTACGATTGCGTGGGAATGCTTCTCGTCCCTTCGATGGTGAGGGAGTAGAGGGGAAAACATTGAATATTATTGAAAATGGTATTTTAAAAAACTGGCTTCTTTCATCGTCTTCAGCGCGTGAATTAGGGTTTGAAACCAATGGTCATGGCGTACGTTCGGCATCATTGGTCCAGCCAGCGAGTACCAATTTTGCTATTGAACCAGGTTTAGTATCACCTCACGATATGATAAAAGATTTGCAAAGTGGGTTTTATGTGACAGAATTATTCGGACATGGCATTGATTTTGTGACGGGACAGTACAGCCGCGGTGCTTCTGGTTTTTGGATTAAAAATGGTGAAATCTCTTACCCTGTAAGCGAAGTAACGCTAGGTTCTGATCTGCTCCATATGTTGGCGCATTTAATACCTGCGAACGATATTGATCGGCGTTATAGTACAGCAGCTCCAACTTTATTAATTGAAGGGATGACACTTGCAGGAAAATAA
- a CDS encoding 3'(2'),5'-bisphosphate nucleotidase CysQ, producing MQENKTHHSSDLNLLLDVCREAGDLAMKYFGCALDVWIKEGSSPVSEADFAVDHFLKEKLLRERPNYGWISEETKDDREQRVYERYFVVDPIDGTRGFLSGNTYWCVSVAIIENGRPIVGVVQCPAQGNVYAAVAGRGATLNGIALPLLASQINRKYRVSLDKSLVQKLPKDFRNQISFYHYIPSLAYRIVLVAQDEIDIVLVRPDCHAWDIAAADLILQECGGRFLSFDVPVISYGIEPYQYGLLIAGKNNCCQDMIDVVRKAKLV from the coding sequence TTGCAGGAAAATAAAACGCATCATTCTTCTGATTTAAATCTTTTGCTTGATGTTTGTCGAGAAGCAGGAGATTTAGCAATGAAATATTTTGGGTGTGCGTTGGACGTTTGGATTAAAGAAGGCAGTTCACCAGTCAGTGAAGCAGATTTTGCGGTTGATCATTTTTTAAAGGAAAAGCTTCTTAGAGAGCGCCCGAATTATGGATGGATTTCAGAAGAAACAAAAGATGATCGAGAACAAAGAGTTTATGAGCGTTACTTTGTGGTTGATCCTATTGATGGAACGCGTGGTTTTCTTTCTGGCAACACCTATTGGTGTGTTTCGGTTGCAATTATTGAAAATGGGCGTCCTATCGTAGGTGTCGTGCAATGTCCAGCTCAAGGAAACGTTTATGCAGCTGTTGCCGGTCGAGGAGCGACATTAAACGGTATAGCGCTTCCTCTTTTAGCATCTCAGATCAATAGAAAATATAGAGTTTCACTTGATAAATCGCTAGTTCAAAAATTGCCGAAGGATTTTCGTAATCAAATCAGTTTTTATCACTACATTCCCTCTCTTGCGTATCGTATTGTTCTTGTTGCTCAAGACGAAATTGATATTGTGTTGGTTCGCCCCGATTGCCATGCATGGGATATTGCCGCTGCTGATCTTATTTTACAAGAATGCGGAGGGCGTTTTCTATCGTTTGATGTACCTGTTATATCTTACGGAATTGAACCTTATCAATATGGGCTTTTAATTGCTGGTAAAAATAATTGCTGTCAAGATATGATAGATGTTGTTCGTAAAGCAAAGTTAGTTTAA
- a CDS encoding DUF4170 domain-containing protein — MTEANEKKQYLHLVFGGELKNLDSNQFKNINDLDVVGIFPDYQSAQEAWQAKAQKSVDNALQRYYIVDLHRLLETETSDTQ; from the coding sequence ATGACTGAAGCAAACGAAAAAAAGCAATATTTGCATCTTGTATTCGGTGGGGAATTAAAAAATCTTGATAGCAATCAATTTAAGAATATTAATGATTTAGATGTGGTTGGTATTTTTCCAGATTATCAATCAGCTCAAGAAGCATGGCAGGCGAAAGCACAAAAAAGTGTAGATAATGCATTACAACGTTATTACATCGTAGACTTGCATCGCCTTCTTGAAACTGAAACGAGCGATACACAATAA
- the waaA gene encoding lipid IV(A) 3-deoxy-D-manno-octulosonic acid transferase: protein MMELKARAALLIYRMVGFCLRPVVPFYLFLRAVRGKEEWNRQKERLGKSYEIRPQNPLIWLHAASVGETLALVPLINYILSWKINILLTTCTVTSSSLVKKQFGNRLIHQYAPLDLDLAVHRFISHWKPDLALICESEIWPLRIKELAKMRIPQILINAHMSERSFKAWQKRHALARHIFKHIDLAIGQNERDVAYYHALGVKSVALSGNLKADVLPVEDRALLEHYRSAIGNRPVWAAISTHEGEEEIAFEVHRILKNYLPDLLTIIVPRHPERLGDLIKKCDNKSLRFIRRSNNAVPDANTDILWGDTIGEMGLFLRLSKVSFIGKSLCGDGGHNPLELALLGSAILTGPHVSNFQEMFEQFLTRDAAYMIQDTKQLAIQVYKLLTNEALRQEMVDKAYEVATGMAGALERTLKVLDPFLQPLVIQTGLSQRQRGT, encoded by the coding sequence ATGATGGAACTAAAGGCACGTGCAGCTCTTTTAATTTATCGGATGGTTGGCTTTTGCTTACGCCCTGTTGTACCTTTTTATTTGTTTCTTCGTGCTGTACGTGGAAAAGAAGAGTGGAACCGCCAAAAAGAGCGTTTGGGTAAAAGCTATGAAATACGTCCTCAAAACCCATTAATTTGGTTGCATGCTGCTAGTGTTGGAGAAACACTTGCTCTTGTCCCGCTTATTAATTATATTTTATCATGGAAAATAAATATATTATTGACAACCTGCACTGTAACATCTTCTTCTCTTGTAAAAAAGCAGTTTGGTAATCGGTTAATCCACCAATATGCTCCGTTGGATTTAGATTTGGCAGTGCATCGTTTTATCAGTCATTGGAAGCCTGATTTAGCATTGATTTGTGAATCGGAGATTTGGCCTCTACGTATTAAAGAACTTGCCAAAATGCGCATTCCACAAATTTTGATTAATGCCCATATGTCTGAACGTTCTTTTAAAGCTTGGCAAAAACGGCATGCTCTTGCCAGACATATTTTTAAGCATATTGACTTAGCTATTGGTCAAAACGAACGAGATGTAGCTTATTACCATGCACTTGGAGTAAAATCTGTTGCGCTTTCTGGTAATCTCAAGGCTGATGTTTTGCCAGTTGAAGACCGAGCATTACTTGAGCATTATCGGAGTGCTATTGGCAATCGCCCAGTTTGGGCAGCTATTTCAACCCATGAAGGGGAAGAGGAAATTGCTTTTGAGGTACATAGGATTCTTAAAAATTATTTGCCAGATTTATTGACAATCATTGTACCCCGTCATCCTGAACGTTTAGGAGACCTTATCAAAAAATGTGACAATAAGAGTTTGCGTTTTATCCGTAGAAGCAACAATGCTGTTCCAGATGCAAATACGGATATTTTGTGGGGCGATACGATTGGAGAAATGGGACTTTTTCTTCGCTTATCGAAAGTTTCTTTTATTGGAAAGTCATTATGCGGAGACGGTGGACACAATCCATTGGAATTGGCTTTGCTTGGTTCAGCTATTTTGACAGGACCTCATGTCTCAAATTTTCAAGAGATGTTTGAACAATTTTTAACGCGTGATGCAGCATATATGATTCAAGATACAAAACAGCTTGCTATTCAGGTGTATAAGCTTTTAACAAATGAGGCATTGCGACAAGAAATGGTTGATAAAGCCTATGAAGTAGCAACGGGGATGGCGGGTGCACTCGAGCGCACATTAAAGGTCCTTGATCCATTTTTGCAACCTCTTGTAATACAAACAGGTTTAAGTCAGCGTCAGAGGGGAACATGA